Proteins from one Burkholderia oklahomensis C6786 genomic window:
- the leuA gene encoding 2-isopropylmalate synthase, with protein sequence MKRNPAEKYRPFEPVRINGRRWPSRTIERAPIWMSTDLRDGNQSLIEPMSIEQKLEFFEMLVSIGFKEIEVGFPSASQTDFDFVRKLIDEQRIPDDVTIEVLVQSREDLIARTFDALEGAPRAIVHLYNAICPSFRRIVFGLSKDEVKALAVDGARIIKAHAQARPDTHWTFQYSPETFSMTELSFAREVCDAVAQTWRPTRDHKMIVNLPATVEAATPNVFADQIEWMDRNLGYRDSIVLSVHPHNDRGTAVAAAELALLAGADRIEGCLFGNGERTGNVDLVTLALNLYTQGIDPGLDFSDIDAVRRVVERCNRIPVHPRHPYAGDLVFTAFSGSHQDAIRKGFAQQQPDAIWEVPYLPIDPADLGRSYDAVIRVNSQSGKGGAAYLLERGMGFSPPRRVQIEFSHAVQALADASGEEVTADAICALFAREYLETMGPAARAGTSASWHDREIALALADDAQSAVRQAAAAFAAAAGVEIDVASCEVERTADGDTVVFVGAKVGGAALRHGAGVHRDPAAAATDAVASAINRSAWSRDERRAAA encoded by the coding sequence ATGAAGCGCAACCCCGCTGAGAAATACCGACCGTTCGAACCCGTTCGCATCAACGGACGCCGATGGCCGAGCCGCACGATCGAGCGCGCGCCGATCTGGATGAGCACCGATCTGCGCGACGGCAACCAGTCGTTGATCGAGCCGATGAGCATCGAGCAGAAACTCGAGTTCTTCGAGATGCTCGTTTCGATCGGCTTCAAGGAAATCGAAGTCGGTTTTCCGTCGGCGTCGCAAACCGACTTCGATTTCGTGCGCAAGCTGATCGACGAGCAGCGCATCCCCGACGACGTGACGATTGAGGTGCTCGTGCAATCGCGCGAAGACCTGATCGCGCGCACGTTCGATGCGCTCGAAGGCGCGCCGCGCGCGATCGTGCACCTGTACAACGCGATCTGCCCGTCGTTCCGCCGGATCGTGTTCGGGCTGTCGAAGGACGAGGTGAAGGCGCTCGCGGTCGACGGCGCGCGGATCATCAAGGCGCACGCTCAGGCGCGCCCCGACACGCACTGGACGTTCCAGTACTCGCCCGAGACGTTCAGCATGACCGAGCTGTCGTTCGCGCGCGAGGTCTGCGACGCGGTCGCGCAGACGTGGCGGCCGACCCGCGATCACAAGATGATCGTGAACCTGCCGGCGACCGTCGAGGCCGCGACGCCGAACGTGTTCGCCGACCAGATCGAATGGATGGACCGCAATCTCGGCTATCGCGACAGCATCGTGCTGTCCGTGCATCCGCACAACGATCGCGGCACCGCGGTCGCGGCGGCCGAGCTCGCGCTGCTCGCGGGCGCGGATCGCATCGAAGGCTGCCTGTTCGGCAACGGCGAGCGCACGGGCAACGTCGATCTCGTCACGCTCGCGCTCAATCTGTACACGCAAGGGATCGATCCGGGCCTCGATTTCTCGGACATCGACGCGGTGCGCCGCGTCGTCGAGCGCTGCAACCGGATCCCCGTGCATCCGCGCCATCCGTACGCGGGCGACCTCGTGTTCACCGCGTTCTCCGGCTCGCATCAGGATGCGATCCGCAAGGGCTTCGCGCAGCAGCAGCCCGACGCGATCTGGGAAGTGCCGTATCTGCCGATCGATCCCGCCGATCTCGGCCGCAGCTACGACGCGGTGATTCGCGTGAACAGCCAGTCCGGCAAGGGCGGCGCGGCGTACCTGCTTGAGCGCGGGATGGGCTTCTCGCCGCCGCGCCGTGTGCAGATCGAATTCAGCCATGCGGTGCAGGCGCTCGCCGACGCATCGGGCGAAGAAGTGACGGCCGATGCGATCTGCGCGCTCTTCGCGCGCGAATATCTGGAGACGATGGGTCCGGCCGCGCGCGCGGGCACGTCGGCGAGCTGGCATGACCGCGAAATCGCGCTCGCGCTCGCGGACGATGCGCAAAGCGCCGTGCGGCAGGCGGCCGCCGCGTTCGCCGCGGCGGCGGGCGTCGAGATCGACGTCGCGTCGTGCGAAGTCGAGCGTACCGCGGATGGCGACACCGTCGTGTTCGTCGGCGCGAAGGTCGGCGGCGCCGCGCTGCGCCACGGCGCGGGCGTGCATCGCGATCCGGCCGCC
- the ybiB gene encoding DNA-binding protein YbiB, whose product MTESQANAALPDHFSCARFIKEIGRGPNGARPLSYDDALALYRAMLDGHVSDVELGAILIAYRLKGETAAELAAMLAAAHASFEPLHVQDSAFRTVSIPSYNGARKLPNLVPLLALLLAREGVPVLVHGVTEDPGRVTSAAIFTELSIPPGESHDEIEDTLAERRVAFAPIDVLAPKLARLIALRRVLGVRNSTHTVVKLLQPFEPAGLRLVNYTHPPYRDSLVELFREHPEAAAGGALLARGTEGEAVADTRRQVQVDWLHDGLCETVVEPVRSSPDAPPVELPASRDAATTAAWTDAVMRGEIPIPDAVATQVETIVRLSRIVE is encoded by the coding sequence ATGACCGAATCCCAAGCCAATGCAGCCTTGCCCGATCACTTTTCATGCGCCCGCTTCATCAAGGAAATCGGGCGCGGGCCGAACGGCGCGCGCCCGCTGTCGTACGACGACGCGTTGGCGCTCTACCGCGCGATGCTCGACGGTCACGTATCCGACGTCGAGCTCGGCGCGATCCTGATTGCGTACCGGCTCAAGGGCGAGACGGCCGCCGAGCTCGCGGCGATGCTCGCCGCCGCGCACGCGTCGTTCGAACCGCTGCACGTGCAGGACAGCGCGTTCCGCACGGTGTCGATCCCGAGCTACAACGGCGCGCGCAAGCTGCCGAACCTCGTGCCGCTCCTCGCGCTCCTGCTCGCGCGCGAAGGCGTGCCCGTGCTCGTGCACGGCGTGACCGAAGACCCGGGCCGCGTGACGAGCGCGGCGATCTTCACCGAGCTGTCTATTCCGCCCGGCGAATCGCACGACGAGATCGAGGACACGCTCGCCGAGCGCCGCGTCGCCTTCGCGCCGATCGACGTGCTCGCGCCGAAGCTCGCGCGGCTGATCGCGCTGCGGCGCGTGCTCGGCGTGCGCAACTCGACGCACACGGTCGTCAAGCTGCTGCAGCCGTTCGAGCCGGCCGGCCTGCGGCTCGTCAACTACACGCATCCGCCGTACCGCGACAGCCTCGTCGAGCTGTTCCGCGAACATCCGGAAGCGGCCGCGGGCGGCGCGCTCCTCGCACGCGGCACCGAGGGCGAGGCGGTCGCCGACACGCGCCGCCAGGTCCAGGTCGACTGGCTGCACGACGGCCTGTGCGAGACGGTCGTCGAGCCGGTGCGCTCGTCGCCCGACGCGCCGCCCGTCGAGCTGCCCGCGTCGCGCGACGCCGCGACGACGGCCGCGTGGACCGACGCCGTGATGCGCGGCGAAATCCCGATTCCGGACGCGGTCGCGACGCAAGTCGAAACGATCGTGCGGCTTTCGCGGATCGTCGAATGA
- a CDS encoding nitrate reductase — translation MTVDTLTRPAQDAPDAVRETRSTCCYCGVGCGVVIETRRGADGRDQIVGVRGDPEHPANFGRLCSKGSTLHLTATPERYAQMRAAHPELRLSRDAARTRVSWNDALDHVALRFARIVEQHGPDAVGFYISGQLLTEDYYVFNKLAKGLVGTNNVDSNSRLCMSSAVVGYKKTLGADAPPCSYEDLDHAGTVLIAGANPAYAHPILYRRLEAARARNPQMKVIVADPRRTDSASDATLHLALQPGTDTMLFNAMLHVLIWDGALDRAFIDAHTQGFDALRDAVRDATPAAAAQVCGLRADDIVQAARWFGAGPSLSLYCQGLNQSATGTTKNVALINLHLATGQIGKPGAGPFSLTGQPNAMGGREVGGMATLASAHRDLANPADRAEIARLWGVPDLPAKPGLTAVEMFERLAEGALKAIWIVCTNPAHSIPNQAIARAGLERAEFVVLQDAYAHTGTAPYADVLLPAATWGEKEGTVTNSERRISRVRAATAPHGDARADWRIAADVGRRLEARLAPGRPTLFPYADAEAVWNEHRATTIGRDCDIGGLSWPLIARDGPQQWPFPAGAERGLARLYADGRFPTADGRARFVLAPYQPVAEAVDARYRFALTTGRLRDQWHGGSRTGTVAKLFAHAPQPCIDLNPGDCARLELGPHDFVHVTSRRGSALVPARADDAIAPGQAFAPMHWGDEYVSGVAGNRAATGINALTTPMRDPYSQQPELKHAAIKLLKADLPWRWLIAARVPADRMLERQRAARACFACFPYASCVPFGTDEYAGLAWRVAAYEPAPAELQREIEALFELPAHAADVMSYGDARRGAGRRVRIVDGALAAFSVAGAAGATEESAAVLRDYVESGASVGALGRLLLFAGRVPLQTAPARGRTICNCVGVGERQIGAMLAADAPSATPGERLANLQERLKCGTQCGSCIPELRRLIAETATAAAPAPR, via the coding sequence ATGACGGTCGATACGTTGACGCGGCCCGCGCAAGACGCGCCGGACGCCGTGCGCGAAACGCGATCGACATGCTGCTATTGCGGCGTCGGATGCGGCGTCGTCATCGAAACGCGACGCGGCGCCGACGGCCGCGATCAGATCGTCGGCGTGCGCGGCGATCCCGAACATCCGGCGAACTTCGGCCGCCTATGCTCGAAGGGCAGCACGCTGCATCTGACCGCGACGCCCGAGCGCTACGCGCAGATGCGCGCCGCGCATCCGGAGCTGCGCTTGTCGCGCGATGCGGCGCGCACACGCGTGTCGTGGAACGACGCGCTCGATCACGTCGCGCTGCGCTTCGCGCGAATCGTCGAGCAGCACGGCCCCGACGCGGTCGGCTTCTACATCTCCGGCCAATTGCTGACCGAGGATTATTACGTCTTCAACAAGCTCGCGAAGGGGCTCGTCGGCACCAACAACGTCGATTCGAACTCGCGGCTTTGCATGAGCTCGGCCGTCGTCGGCTACAAGAAGACGCTCGGCGCCGACGCGCCGCCGTGCAGCTACGAGGATCTCGATCACGCGGGCACCGTGCTGATCGCGGGCGCGAATCCCGCGTACGCGCATCCGATCCTGTACCGGCGGCTCGAAGCGGCGCGCGCGCGCAATCCGCAGATGAAGGTGATCGTCGCCGATCCGCGGCGCACCGATTCGGCGAGCGACGCGACGCTGCATCTCGCGCTGCAGCCCGGCACCGATACGATGCTGTTCAACGCGATGCTGCACGTGCTGATCTGGGACGGTGCGCTCGATCGCGCCTTCATCGACGCGCACACGCAAGGCTTCGACGCGCTGCGCGACGCGGTGCGCGACGCGACGCCCGCCGCCGCCGCGCAAGTCTGCGGCCTGCGCGCGGACGACATCGTGCAGGCCGCGCGCTGGTTCGGCGCGGGGCCGTCGCTGTCGCTGTATTGCCAGGGGCTCAATCAGTCGGCGACCGGCACGACGAAGAACGTCGCGCTGATCAATCTGCATCTCGCGACGGGCCAGATCGGCAAGCCGGGCGCCGGCCCATTTTCGCTGACGGGACAGCCGAACGCGATGGGCGGCCGCGAGGTGGGCGGCATGGCGACGCTCGCGTCCGCGCATCGCGATCTCGCGAATCCGGCCGACCGCGCGGAGATCGCGCGCCTTTGGGGCGTGCCCGATTTGCCGGCGAAGCCCGGCCTGACCGCGGTCGAGATGTTCGAGCGGCTCGCCGAAGGCGCGCTGAAGGCGATCTGGATCGTCTGCACGAACCCTGCGCATTCGATTCCGAACCAGGCGATCGCGCGCGCGGGGCTCGAGCGCGCGGAATTCGTCGTGCTGCAGGACGCGTACGCGCACACGGGCACCGCGCCGTACGCGGACGTGCTGCTGCCCGCCGCGACCTGGGGCGAGAAGGAAGGCACGGTGACGAACTCGGAGCGGCGGATCTCGCGCGTACGCGCGGCGACGGCGCCGCACGGCGACGCGCGCGCCGACTGGCGGATCGCCGCCGACGTCGGCCGCCGGCTCGAAGCGCGGCTCGCGCCGGGCCGCCCGACGCTCTTTCCGTACGCCGACGCCGAAGCCGTATGGAACGAGCACCGCGCGACGACGATCGGCCGCGATTGCGACATCGGCGGGCTGTCGTGGCCGCTCATCGCACGCGACGGCCCGCAACAATGGCCATTCCCGGCGGGCGCCGAGCGCGGACTCGCGCGCCTGTACGCGGACGGCCGCTTTCCGACCGCCGACGGACGCGCGCGCTTCGTGCTCGCGCCTTATCAGCCGGTCGCCGAGGCCGTCGACGCGCGCTACCGCTTCGCGCTGACGACGGGCCGCCTGCGCGACCAATGGCACGGCGGCAGCCGCACGGGCACGGTCGCCAAGCTGTTCGCGCACGCGCCGCAACCGTGCATCGACCTGAATCCCGGCGATTGCGCGCGGCTCGAGCTCGGCCCGCACGACTTCGTCCACGTGACGTCGCGGCGCGGCAGCGCGCTCGTCCCCGCGCGCGCCGACGACGCGATCGCCCCCGGCCAGGCGTTCGCGCCGATGCACTGGGGCGACGAATACGTGTCGGGAGTCGCGGGCAACCGCGCGGCGACGGGCATCAACGCGCTGACGACGCCGATGCGCGATCCGTATTCGCAGCAGCCGGAATTGAAGCATGCGGCGATCAAGCTGCTGAAGGCCGACCTGCCGTGGCGCTGGCTGATCGCCGCACGCGTGCCGGCCGACCGGATGCTCGAGCGCCAGCGCGCCGCGCGCGCATGCTTCGCGTGCTTTCCGTACGCGAGCTGCGTGCCGTTCGGCACCGACGAGTATGCCGGGCTCGCGTGGCGCGTCGCCGCGTACGAGCCCGCGCCCGCCGAGCTCCAGCGCGAAATCGAGGCGCTCTTCGAATTGCCCGCTCACGCGGCCGACGTGATGAGCTACGGCGACGCGCGGCGCGGCGCCGGCCGGCGCGTGCGGATCGTCGACGGCGCGCTCGCCGCGTTCTCGGTCGCGGGCGCCGCGGGCGCGACCGAAGAGAGCGCGGCCGTGCTGCGCGACTATGTCGAGAGCGGCGCGAGCGTCGGCGCGCTCGGCCGCCTGCTGCTGTTCGCGGGGCGCGTGCCGCTGCAGACGGCGCCCGCGCGCGGGCGCACGATCTGCAACTGCGTCGGCGTCGGCGAGCGCCAGATCGGCGCGATGCTCGCCGCCGACGCGCCGTCCGCGACGCCCGGCGAGCGGCTCGCGAACTTGCAAGAACGGCTCAAATGCGGTACTCAGTGTGGTTCCTGCATACCCGAGCTGCGCCGCCTGATCGCCGAAACGGCGACGGCCGCGGCTCCCGCTCCTCGATGA